In Eleutherodactylus coqui strain aEleCoq1 chromosome 11, aEleCoq1.hap1, whole genome shotgun sequence, a single window of DNA contains:
- the LOC136581775 gene encoding uncharacterized protein, producing the protein MDKVGSFLLGEPSFYKDLWLDEIQDFFVGDFVNTIWSSPTPQLKGYPPTPQLKGYPPTPQLKGYPPTPQLKGYPPTPQLKGYPPTPQLKGYPPTPQLKGYPPTPQLKGYPPTPQLKGYPPTPQLKGYPPTPQLKGYPPTPQLKGYPPTPQLKGYPPTPQLKGYPPTPQLKGYPPTPQLKGYPPTPQLKGYPPTPQLKGYPPTPQLKGYPPTPQLKGYPPTPQLKGYPPTPQLKGYPPTPQLKGYLPTPQLKGYLPTPQLKGYLPTPQLKGYLPTPQLKGYPLTPQLKGYPPTPQLKGYPPTPQLKGYPPTPQLKGYPPTPQLKGYPPTPQLKGYPPTPQLKGYPPTPQLKGYPPTPQLKGYPPTPQLKGYPPTPQLKGYPPTPQLKGYPPTPQLKGYPPTPQLKGYPSTPQLKGYPSTPQLKGYPSTPQLKGYLPTPQLKGYLPTPQLKDINLFFCLLDYPSLIVIGS; encoded by the coding sequence ATGGACAAAGTAGGATCATTTCTACTTGGTGAGCCTAGCTTCTACAAAGACCTTTGGCTCGATGAGATCCAGGACTTCTTTGTTGGTGATTTTGTAAATACGATATGGTCTTCTCCAACACCACAACTCAAAGGGTATCCTCCAACACCACAACTCAAAGGGTATCCTCCAACACCACAACTCAAAGGGTATCCTCCAACACCACAACTCAAAGGGTATCCTCCAACACCACAACTCAAAGGGTATCCTCCAACACCACAACTCAAAGGGTATCCTCCAACACCACAACTCAAAGGGTATCCTCCAACACCACAACTCAAAGGGTATCCTCCAACACCACAACTCAAAGGGTATCCTCCAACACCACAACTCAAAGGGTATCCTCCAACACCACAACTCAAAGGGTATCCTCCAACACCACAACTCAAAGGGTATCCTCCAACACCACAACTCAAAGGGTATCCTCCAACACCACAACTCAAAGGGTATCCTCCAACACCACAACTCAAAGGGTATCCTCCAACACCACAACTCAAAGGGTATCCTCCAACACCACAACTCAAAGGGTATCCTCCAACACCACAACTCAAAGGGTATCCTCCAACACCACAACTCAAAGGGTATCCTCCAACACCACAACTCAAAGGGTATCCTCCAACACCACAACTCAAAGGGTATCCTCCAACACCACAACTCAAAGGGTATCCTCCAACACCACAACTCAAAGGGTATCTTCCAACACCACAACTCAAAGGGTATCTTCCAACACCACAACTCAAAGGGTATCTTCCAACACCACAACTCAAAGGGTATCTTCCAACACCACAACTCAAAGGGTATCCTCTAACACCACAACTCAAAGGGTATCCTCCAACACCACAACTCAAAGGGTATCCTCCAACACCACAACTCAAAGGGTATCCTCCAACACCACAACTCAAAGGGTATCCTCCAACACCACAACTCAAAGGGTATCCTCCAACACCACAACTCAAAGGGTATCCTCCAACACCACAACTCAAAGGGTATCCTCCAACACCACAACTCAAAGGGTATCCTCCAACACCACAACTCAAAGGGTATCCTCCAACACCACAACTCAAAGGGTATCCTCCAACACCACAACTCAAAGGGTATCCTCCAACACCACAACTCAAAGGGTATCCTCCAACACCACAACTCAAAGGGTATCCTCCAACACCACAACTCAAAGGGTATCCTTCAACACCACAACTCAAAGGGTATCCTTCAACACCACAACTCAAAGGGTATCCTTCAACACCACAACTCAAAGGGTATCTTCCAACACCACAACTCAAAGGGTATCTTCCAACGCCACAACTCAAAGACATCAATCTTTTTTTCTGTCTTCTTGATTATCCAAGTCTCATAGTCATAGGTAGCTAA